In Brettanomyces bruxellensis chromosome 8, complete sequence, a genomic segment contains:
- the HEM13 gene encoding Coproporphyrinogen-III oxidase (BUSCO:EOG09262CUO), translating to MSAEPKESVLDASLPIREQMERLVRQKQAQIVAGLESVGTKKFHPDEWKRGQNGGGGRSMVLADGTTFEKAGVNVSAVHGTLPAAAITRMKPDHKNIKTDADGTVQFYACGLSMVIHPWNPHAPTTHLNYRYFEISSKDGTPQTWWFGGGADLTPSYLYPEDAKLFHKIQKEALDPFGKDLYPRFKKWADSYYYIPFRGETRGIGGTFFDDFNEMPAQRCLEMCESCFDAFLPAYLPIMKKRKDMSYTPEEKQWQQIRRGRYVEFNLVVDRGTKFGLETPGSRVESILMTMPKTATWLYNYEPKEGTREAELLKVTRNPIEWA from the coding sequence ATGTCCGCTGAACCAAAGGAATCCGTCTTGGATGCAAGTCTCCCAATCAGAGAGCAGATGGAAAGGCTTGTTAGGCAAAAGCAGGCCCAGATTGTGGCTGGTCTTGAATCAGTTGGAACGAAGAAATTCCACCCAGACGAGTGGAAAAGAGGTCAGAATGGAGGAGGCGGTCGATCCATGGTTTTGGCCGATGGTACCACTTTCGAAAAAGCCGGTGTGAACGTTTCTGCAGTTCACGGAACCCTCCCTGCTGCAGCAATCACGAGAATGAAGCCAGACCACAAGAATATCAAGACAGATGCTGATGGAACTGTTCAGTTTTACGCATGTGGCTTGAGTATGGTTATTCATCCTTGGAACCCTCACGCTCCAACCACTCATTTGAACTACAGATACTTTGAAATCAGCAGCAAAGATGGAACTCCTCAAACATGGTGGTTCGGTGGTGGTGCAGACTTGACACCTTCATATCTTTATCCAGAAGATGCCAAATTGTTCCACAAGATCCAGAAGGAGGCTTTGGATCCATTCGGAAAGGATTTGTACCCACGTTTCAAGAAGTGGGCAGATAGCTACTACTACATTCCTTTCAGAGGCGAGACCAGAGGTATCGGAGGAACATtctttgatgatttcaacGAGATGCCAGCCCAGAGATGCTTGGAGATGTGTGAGAGCTGTTTTGACGCTTTCTTGCCAGCATACTTGCCAATcatgaaaaagaggaaggaCATGAGCTATACCCCTGAGGAGAAGCAGTGGCAGCAAATCAGAAGAGGCAGATATGTCGAATTCAACCTTGTTGTTGACAGGGGCACCAAGTTTGGTCTTGAGACTCCGGGATCAAGAGTTGAGTCTATTTTGATGACAATGCCTAAGACTGCCACTTGGCTATACAATTATGAGCCAAAGGAGGGCACCCGTGAGGCTGAGTTGTTGAAGGTTACCAGAAATCCTATTGAATGGGCTTGA
- a CDS encoding uncharacterized protein (MEROPS:MER0004528) has translation MYAGKDTLDKPLPLNPFELSEDSDDGKQQARSKDDIEMNALGSKEKSDYQTYTVDTGTKTSLNTLNPFLPANPFSDEYASSESINNLKKTNGQNQTEETKNLPPLPNFNSIPSAFPASDISTRNAGLVNGGMPQKGLDSSYSPENNVPITLHHQDFHRRHYHHHHHHHSHLDRHYAREEDIQRVKSDKIHRVLWGKRFAGLPYFTILVTAIQCIVFLYELIKMGVYTKTVFQTKPYFNPMLGPSSYVEINVGARYTPCMAYIDGITDKEGLEWPCPNSTSYSTDVCSLEELCGMSGFGKDGSGKLNPNQWYRMITAIFIHAGFVHILFNLCLQLFVGCRVERFVGVVRYAIIYMASGISGFLLGSNFTPEGIASMGASGALFGSCIAVNLILLITNGNTEHYGITLKTRRAYYLYLCGSLIEIAVMIFLGFLPGLDNFSHIGGFVIGCALSIALLDDPKFVYQPEFYENRPGNVTFLECRRYKQFIYWCVARGVSAILVLLYFIFLAVNLAKNGASASESCKWCKYLNCLPIHGWCDQGSISIENN, from the coding sequence ATGTATGCAGGAAAAGACACTTTGGACAAGCCATTGCCGTTGAATCCTTTTGAGTTAAGCGAGGATTCGGATGATGGGAAGCAGCAGGCCAGATCtaaagatgatattgaaatgAATGCATTGGGCAGCAAAGAGAAATCAGATTATCAAACATATACAGTCGATACCGGAACAAAAACATCTTTGAACACCTTGAACCCGTTTCTGCCGGCAAATCCATTTTCGGACGAATACGCCTCCTCGGAAAGCATCAacaatttgaagaaaacaaatggTCAAAATCAAACTGAAGAGACGAAAAACCTGCCACCATTGCCGAATTTCAATAGCATTCCAAGCGCTTTTCCTGCTTCCGATATATCTACAAGAAATGCCGGTTTAGTGAATGGTGGCATGCCTCAAAAAGGACTAGACAGTTCATACTCTCCAGAAAACAATGTACCAATTactcttcatcatcaagaTTTCCATCGGCGTCAttaccatcatcatcatcaccatcattcTCATCTTGATCGGCATTATGCGAGGGAGGAGGACATTCAACGCGTAAAATCAGACAAGATACACCGAGTATTATGGGGAAAACGATTTGCAGGTCTTCCTTACTTCACGATATTAGTGACTGCAATCCAATGCATAGTGTTTCTTTATGAACTCATCAAGATGGGTGTTTATACAAAAACGGTTTTCCAGACTAAGCCGTACTTCAACCCAATGCTAGGGCCTTCTTCCTATGTTGAGATTAACGTGGGAGCTAGATATACACCATGCATGGCATATATAGATGGCATTACCGATAAAGAGGGCCTTGAATGGCCGTGTCCAAACTCCACATCGTATTCTACAGATGTTTGCTCTTTGGAAGAGCTTTGCGGTATGTCTGGGTTTGGCAAAGATGGATCCGGAAAGCTCAACCCAAACCAGTGGTACCGAATGATCACCGCAATATTCATTCATGCTGGATTTGTCCATATCTTATTCAACTTGTGTCTTCAGCTTTTTGTGGGGTGCAGAGTTGAAAGGTTTGTAGGTGTGGTAAGGTATGCTATCATTTACATGGCGTCGGGAATATCCGGCTTTCTTTTGGGATCCAACTTCACACCGGAAGGAATTGCATCCATGGGAGCTTCGGGGGCTCTTTTTGGCTCATGCATTGCAGTTAATCTTATTTTACTAATTACTAATGGCAACACGGAACACTATGGCATTACATTAAAGACCCGAAGGGCCTATTACTTGTATTTATGCGGGTCATTGATTGAAATAGCGGTTATGATCTTTTTGGGCTTTCTCCCCGGTTTGGACAACTTTTCTCACATTGGTGGCTTTGTGATTGGTTGTGCCCTCAGCATTGCATTATTGGATGATCCCAAATTCGTTTACCAGCCGGAATTCTACGAAAACAGGCCTGGCAACGTTACTTTTCTGGAGTGTCGAAGATACAAACAGTTTATCTACTGGTGTGTTGCCAGAGGAGTATCTGCAATTCTTGTACTTCTctatttcatatttttggCTGTGAATCTTGCTAAAAATGGGGCCAGTGCCTCAGAGAGCTGTAAATGGTGCAAGTATTTAAATTGTCTACCAATTCATGGATGGTGTGACCAGGGAAGTATCTCTATCGAGAATAACTGA
- a CDS encoding uncharacterized protein (SECRETED:SignalP(1-20)) has protein sequence MRASCLVLSVVLGLLGSSLADDQLVLSRIKVEGISPKEIVTPSSSIEVLESKETCPPCFNCNLPNFECKQFSSCNKFTGRCECRDGFGGDDCSEPVCGSLADGPDKRPLRDPEQKCVCSDGWGGINCNLCEVDSVCDKFVPEGLEGTCYKGGILVHRFHQMCDVTNKKILQILGGRIPQATFDCNKTSEECSFQFWIEQDESFFCDLTSCDFQYDLGENSTHYKCENVSCECLPDKMLCGKSGSIDISAFLKQTIKGPGDFTCDLESHNCKFSEPNMNSLILNVFGDPYITLDCESGECMHSSEIPGFSIPPKAGFTYSDMLKVFGALSGSVALFGLGFVSVKNSALFKNDAVALSSDDEDDDAGSGQGNSPNLASDLLMEDYVPATFAFDSVSYAVQDKLILRDSFGLVRPGEVMAIMGSSGAGKTTLLDFWPESTKVASRMDDSL, from the coding sequence ATGCGTGCATCTTGCCTTGTTTTGTCAGTCGTTTTAGGGCTTCTCGGGTCTAGTCTTGCAGATGATCAATTGGTGTTGTCGAGGATAAAGGTGGAAGGGATATCTCCAAAAGAGATTGTCACGCCGTCCTCATCAATCGAAGTTTTAGAATCAAAAGAGACATGTCCGCCATGTTTCAATTGCAACTTGCCAAATTTTGAGTGCAAGCAATTCTCATCTTGCAACAAGTTCACGGGCAGATGTGAGTGTCGTGATGGGTTTGGAGGAGATGATTGCTCTGAGCCAGTATGCGGTTCATTGGCAGATGGACCGGATAAAAGGCCACTTCGGGACCCAGAACAGAAATGTGTCTGCTCGGATGGTTGGGGAGGCATTAATTGCAATTTGTGCGAGGTGGATTCCGTTTGTGACAAGTTTGTGCCTGAGGGACTAGAGGGAACATGTTATAAAGGAGGCATTCTAGTTCATCGTTTCCATCAGATGTGCGATGTCACCAACAAGAAGATTCTACAGATCTTGGGCGGCAGAATCCCCCAGGCCACCTTTGATTGCAACAAAACGTCGGAGGAGTGCTCTTTCCAGTTTTGGATTGAGCAGGATGAGAGCTTTTTCTGCGATCTCACCAGCTGTGACTTCCAGTATGACTTGGGAGAGAACTCTACGCACTACAAGTGTGAGAATGTGTCCTGCGAGTGCTTGCCAGACAAGATGTTGTGTGGGAAATCGGGCTCTATTGACATCTCTGCCTTCCTTAAGCAGACTATCAAAGGTCCTGGAGACTTCACCTGCGATCTAGAGTCTCACAACTGCAAATTCTCCGAGCCCAACATGAACAGCTTGATTCTGAACGTGTTTGGTGATCCGTACATCACGCTTGACTGCGAATCTGGTGAATGCATGCACTCCAGTGAGATTCCGGGCTTCTCCATCCCGCCAAAGGCAGGTTTCACGTACAGTGACATGTTGAAGGTCTTTGGGGCTCTCAGTGGCAGTGTTGCCCTATTTGGGCTCGGCTTTGTGTCGGTTAAGAATTCAGCGTTGTTTAAAAATGATGCTGTTGCACTTTCCAgcgatgatgaagatgatgatgctggCTCTGGTCAGGGCAATTCTCCAAATCTGGCAAGTGATCTCTTGATGGAGGACTATGTACCGGCCACTTTTGCCTTCGATAGTGTCAGCTATGCTGTCCAGGACAAGTTGATACTTCGAGACTCGTTTGGTTTGGTCAGACCAGGCGAAGTTATGGCTATTATGGGCAGTTCCGGTGCTGGAAAGACGACTCTTCTTGATTTTTGGCCGGAAAGCACAAAAGTGGCAAGTCGCATGGACGATTCTTTGTGA
- the SFM1 gene encoding SPOUT methyltransferase, with product MKYIIEHMEKGFSEWVILEYAQILRDVGFENLILTSLPQGTTQDDIPDKLTQLGLQWSTKDVTHFIPASTPRSRLCLLDPKAEKDLEPSDKQAFDYFIFGGILGSHPPKDRTGVLREKLRCPGRRLGELQMSTDTAVRATKHILDGTRMENLKCIDYPEIRFNKHEATEMPFRYILDGNGRPILPDGMLDLIKKDTERTLDDFF from the coding sequence ATGAAGTACATCATAGAGCACATGGAAAAAGGCTTTAGTGAGTGGGTCATATTGGAATATGCCCAGATTCTGAGAGATGTCGGTTTTGAAAATCTTATTTTAACCTCCCTTCCTCAAGGAACTACTCAGGACGATATTCCCGATAAATTGACCCAGCTGGGACTTCAGTGGTCCACTAAAGATGTCACGCACTTTATTCCTGCAAGTACGCCAAGATCCAGATTGTGTTTGCTTGATCCAAAGGCGGAAAAAGACCTCGAGCCCTCTGACAAGCAGGCTTTTGACTATTTCATATTTGGAGGTATTCTTGGGTCACACCCGCCAAAGGATCGAACTGGCGTTTTAAGGGAAAAGCTAAGGTGTCCAGGTAGGAGATTAGGTGAACTTCAAATGTCAACAGATACAGCAGTTAGGGCTACTAAGCACATCTTGGATGGAACAAGAAtggaaaatttaaaatgcATCGACTACCCAGAGATCAGATTCAACAAGCATGAGGCCACGGAGATGCCATTTagatatattttggatGGTAATGGAAGGCCAATTTTGCCCGATGGGATGCTTGACTTGATAAAGAAGGACACGGAACGTACACTTGACGATTTCTTCTGA
- a CDS encoding uncharacterized protein (BUSCO:EOG09260DP1), with the protein MPAKMKQATLLSFFTRSNVKSSTATKLNSSKPKSVENITPTSSSPIRGKSQSTTAGRKVNSNPIKENTPNTPKSAKKQAKHEEKQNLAKDVPSSPLETLSSGRRVRKVNYSEFSDDEDEDDEVVGGRRKRRKIHQIVAAEDDSDSDEYHIEDEDADVVEDEDEDADELQNDKSYVEEKPDLGDDVVVDDDDDDDDDIVIDDEAPRRSRKKNIAHKQSKRSEEIHAVRSSSTSEEDNDKMDLDEMESDKVAHPTSSVADKFSAGSTFVPKKEKAESGTLSILGKKRKHMTPQNRFSKENEERYQWLVNVKDAEGRPETDPEYDSRTLYIPNSAWSKFSAFEKQYWAIKCKMWDTVVFFKKGKFFELYENDADIAHQKFDLKLAGTGRANMRLAGIPEMSFDYWAKRFVDEGYKVAKVIQKETSLGKQMRERNSRGKSKASKVIKRELDCVLTCGTLTDQNMLTDDMSKYCLSIKERVNEDASKTFGVCFVDTSTGKLEVTQFDDDPECGRLETLLAQVQPMEVLVEKSKISPLAMKILRFNSHAGAFFNFLKPETEFLGFDSTFEQLCSGKYFDKDNPDDLTQYPAILRTYYKSEKIEAFSAFGALLWYLKSLKLDKATISMGNITEYDPFKSTFANATMRLDEFGDIQQSFDQSSKGTLFRLLNRGVTSFGKRAFRNWVMHPLTNKKLLDERLDSVELLMNDGELRSLIEHKLSSLPDLERLLARVHSGSLQVKDFSKVISGFETVMALIRTLSQTYGAEGAKVSGSLGRLIKSFPRELETCISKWSSAFDRHAALEDGVLIPAKGVEPEFDQSQETVKGFEQELEDTIKRYRKEYRCQEMCYKDYGKELYLIEVPRKAVSRIPEDWQQMSATSKSKRYWSPEVKELVQSLLEARETHRALCDTLEQKMYARFDSDCKTWTCAVQTIAQLDCLISLVRASESLGSPLCRPKFIDGDRAFLDFKELRHPCFIPGGSSGTRDFIPNDVSLGSHGKGQIALLTGANAAGKSTLLRMTGVAVIMAQIGCFIPAKEATLVPVDAIMTRLGANDNIMQGKSTFFVELSETKRMLDNATPKSLIILDELGRGGSSSDGFAIAEAVLHHIATHVQSIGFFATHYGTLGQSFLNHRRIQPLRMGILVDEESRNITFLYKLQPGKSNGSFGMHVASMCGVPKEIVDNAEVAAKTHEHTSRLKKVHQSQESIIPLGLESDFSWIDQKKPLERTCAVYNENVKKTALKTIFELIDGI; encoded by the exons ATGCCGGCCAAAATGAAGCAGGCAACGCTTTTGTCCTTTTTCACGAGGTCAAATGTGAAAAGTTCAACGGCTACTAAATTGAACAGTAGCAAGCCCAAATCGGTTGAGAATATAACACCAACAAGTTCTTCACCGATAAGAGGGAAAAGCCAATCTACAACTGCAGGGAGAAAAGTCAATTCGAATCCCATCAAGGAGAATACACCAAATACACCGAAATCAGCCAAAAAGCAAGCAAAACACGAAGAGAAGCAGAATTTAGCTAAAGATGTTCCATCATCACCATTAGAAACACTGTCAAGCGGCAGACGTGTGAGGAAGGTGAATTATTCTGAGTTCTCGGATgacgaagatgaagatgatgaagttgTTGGGGGacgaagaaaaaggagaaagatcCATCAGATTGTTGCTGCAGAGGATGATAGCGATAGTGATGAGTATCATATTGAGGATGAAGACGCAGACGTTGTTGAGGATGAAGACGAGGATGCAGATGAGCTGCAAAATGATAAAAGCTACGTTGAGGAGAAGCCGGATTTGGGTGATGATGTTGtggttgatgatgatgatgatgatgatgatgatatagTGATTGATGATGAGGCTCCTCGCAGATcgaggaagaagaatattgcACACAAGCAATCGAAACGAAGTGAAGAGATACATGCAGTAAGAAGTTCTTCAACTTCCGAGGAGGATAACGATAAGATGGATTTGGACGAGATGGAGAGCGATAAAGTGGCACATCCTACTTCGAGTGTGGCTGATAAGTTTTCTGCGGGCTCAACGTTTGTCCccaagaaagagaaggcAGAAAGCGGCACACTCTCCATATTGGgtaagaagagaaagcataTGACACCCCAGAACAGGTTTTCTAAGGAAAACGAGGAGAGATATCAGTGGTTGGTGAACGTGAAAGATGCGGAAGGTAGGCCGGAAACGGATCCAGAGTATGATTCGAGGACTTTGTACATACCGAACTCTGCTTGGTCGAAATTCAGTGCTTTCGAGAAGCAGTACTGGGCAATCAAGTGCAAGATGTGGGATACggttgttttcttcaagaaagGAAAGTTTTTCGAGTTGTACGAGAACGATGCCGACATTGCACACCAGAAATTCGACTTGAAGCTTGCTGGAACAGGCAGGGCGAACATGCGGCTTGCCGGAATTCCGGAGATGTCGTTTGACTACTGGGCGAAGAGGTTTGTGGATGAAGGTTACAAAGTTGCCAAAGTGATCCAGAAGGAGACATCTTTGGGCAAGCAGATGAGAGAGAGAAACTCGCGGGGGAAGAGCAAGGCCTCTAAAGTTATCAAGAGAGAGTTGGACTGCGTTTTGACCTGCGGAACACTCACTGACCAGAACATGTTGACGGATGACATGTCGAAGTATTGTCTTTCGATAAAAGAGCGGGTCAATGAGGATGCCAGCAAGACCTTTGGCGTGTGCTTTGTGGACACATCGACTGGAAAACTGGAAGTCACCCAGTTTGACGATGACCCAGAGTGCGGCAGACTCGAGACATTGCTTGCACAGGTTCAGCCAATGGAGGTTTTGGTCGAGAAATCAAAGATCAGTCCTTTGGCAATGAAAATTCTTCGGTTCAACTCGCACGCAGgtgcatttttcaacttcttgaagCCGGAAACGGAATTCTTGGGCTTCGATAGTACGTTTGAGCAGCTCTGCAGTGGCAAGTACTTTGACAAGGATAACCCGGATGACTTGACGCAGTATCCGGCAATACTCAGGACTTACTACAAGTCGGAGAAGATTGAGGCGTTCAGTGCCTTTGGGGCTCTTTTGTGGTACCTGAAATCGTTGAAGTTGGACAAGGCAACAATCTCAATGGGCAACATCACCGAGTACGATCCATTCAAGAGCACCTTCGCCAATGCCACCATGAGGTTGGACG AATTTGGAGATATTCAGCAATCGTTTGACCAGAGCAGCAAGGGCACGTTATTCCGTCTTTTGAACCGAGGCGTGACCTCGTTTGGCAAGCGTGCTTTCAGGAATTGGGTGATGCATCCATTGACGAACAAAAAGCTCTTGGACGAGAGATTGGACTCCGTTGAGTTGCTCATGAACGATGGTGAGCTTAGATCGCTGATCGAGCACAAGCTGTCATCTTTGCCGGATCTTGAGCGGCTTCTTGCCCGGGTGCATTCTGGAAGTTTGCAGGTGAAGGATTTCTCGAAGGTTATCAGCGGCTTTGAGACCGTCATGGCTTTGATCAGGACCCTCAGCCAGACTTATGGTGCAGAGGGGGCAAAGGTGAGTGGATCATTGGGCAGACTCATCAAGAGTTTTCCCCGCGAACTTGAAACCTGCATCTCGAAGTGGTCTTCTGCATTTGACAGACACGCAGCTTTGGAGGATGGAGTGCTCATTCCTGCCAAAGGTGTGGAGCCTGAATTCGATCAAAGCCAGGAGACAGTGAAGGGATTTGAGCAGGAGCTTGAAGATACCATTAAGCGGTATCGGAAGGAGTACAGATGCCAGGAAATGTGCTACAAGGACTATGGAAAGGAGCTATATCTGATAGAAGTTCCCCGAAAAGCGGTTTCGCGGATTCCCGAGGACTGGCAGCAGATGTCGGCAACATCAAAATCCAAAAGATACTGGTCTCCAGAGGTGAAGGAGCTTGTTCAGAGCTTGCTCGAGGCAAGAGAGACACACAGAGCATTATGTGACACTCTTGAGCAGAAGATGTATGCCAGGTTTGACTCGGACTGCAAGACTTGGACCTGTGCCGTCCAGACCATCGCACAACTTGACTGCTTGATCTCTTTGGTGCGAGCATCCGAGTCTCTAGGATCGCCTCTCTGCAGGCCGAAGTTCATCGATGGGGACCGTgcatttttggatttcaAAGAGTTACGACACCCATGCTTCATTCCAGGAGGCTCTTCTGGCACTAGAGACTTCATTCCCAATGATGTGAGCCTTGGAAGCCACGGGAAAGGACAGATTGCACTTTTGACGGGTGCCAATGCTGCTGGTAAATCCACACTTTTGAGAATGACCGGTGTGGCCGTCATCATGGCTCAGATTGGATGCTTTATTCCAGCCAAAGAGGCCACACTGGTCCCAGTTGACGCCATAATGACGCGTCTAGGTGCAAACGACAACATCATGCAGGGGAAATCCACATTCTTTGTCGAGCTTTCCGAGACGAAAAGAATGCTTGACAACGCAACACCCAAATCACTCATTATCCTCGATGAACTTGGAAGAGGAGGCTCGTCAAGTGATGGTTTTGCAATTGCGGAGGCTGTTTTACACCATATTGCCACGCACGTGCAGTCTATTGGCTTCTTTGCAACCCATTACGGAACTTTGGGCCAGTCTTTCCTCAATCATAGACGTATTCAACCTCTAAGGATGGGTATATTGGTGGATGAAGAATCGAGAAACATCACTTTTCTTTACAAGTTACAACCCGGAAAGTCGAACGGCTCCTTTGGAATGCATGTTGCATCCATGTGTGGTGTTCCGAAGGAGATTGTTGATAATGCTGAGGTTGCTGCCAAGACTCATGAGCATACTTCTAGATTGAAGAAGGTGCACCAGTCTCAGGAGAGCATCATTCCACTAGGACTTGAGAGTGACTTCTCGTGGATAGACCAGAAAAAGCCATTGGAACGCACATGCGCTGTGTACAACGAGAATGTCAAAAAGACGGCATTAAAGACGATATTCGAGTTGATCGACGGCATCTAA
- a CDS encoding uncharacterized protein (BUSCO:EOG09263HK2): MPRKMRKRGRPSGCEESSPNISLESIESITDVDQSTSSIPDPSTKPDTNYSELKPHTGIKQIFEQFRNTSERQAKKRRNVNIHAKDSSLWCEKYFPKCESDICVNKQKLNQVKEAIGDLIMNEGQGPRILILTGPAGSGKSTVAKIIANDAVSNKQATLESEESNIRLFDELIETDETAEEQFPNIIEYSNRTTSTSAVASPVRQFSDFLDECKLLTMGREKCIIVDELPNLYHQETLQNFRDAILRWIQLNSSIRLPPLIICLTEFDIDDFHYKGVFSIEATFKIETVFDQQLMKYEGRSWRRIKFNPVARKFLTKALKIVVDGEKTLTAKIPKKVMSEELKELSGGGDIRNAIITLEYWCRFVFPVTHSRSSVSTLGGVSGLNIFHSIGKLVYGTQHKEEEYLAYMKSLNVSKAYDPKQEFTVMPTIDDINSISVENICRDLYSTSEKINLNVLENYLVLNPKLDSNVSSLLNVLSEADVMSSYNRDRKCLSMMTYYGCFGTRIMCSKIKSSTLGHGSVRRLKYSRDPKVRRKRRKIQQEITNFCLRRCLRLVDQGYYSHLSGLNAMLIDGFYQQQILNSAKLQGKLINGGYGSHAPRLGGGFSNIVLAETNFEAEATDEDAKSMINDKEVLEKLENEYFGGGLLSDRREGIAEQEMELADTAEFDDDPIVDSQEEQKDADNDSGDWDDSFSDDSLVLKL, translated from the coding sequence ATGCCCAGAAAGATGCGAAAAAGAGGACGGCCCAGCGGATGTGAAGAGTCTAGCCCCAATATAAGCCTGGAGTCCATTGAATCAATCACAGATGTGGATCAAAGCACAAGCAGTATTCCGGACCCTTCAACAAAGCCCGATACCAATTATTCAGAATTGAAACCGCATACGGGCATCAAGCAGATATTTGAGCAGTTCCGAAACACATCCGAAAGACAAGCCAAGAAACGGAGAAATGTAAATATCCATGCCAAGGATTCGTCACTCTGGTGCGAAAAGTACTTTCCAAAGTGTGAATCGGATATATGTGTCAATAAGCAAAAACTCAATCAAGTGAAAGAAGCGATTGGAGATCTAATCATGAACGAGGGTCAAGGCCCGCGGATTCTCATACTAACGGGTCCTGCCGGAAGTGGCAAGTCAACCGTTGCCAAGATAATCGCCAACGATGCCGTATCAAATAAACAGGCCACGCTGGAatcagaagaaagcaatatACGATTATTTGACGAGTTGATTGAAACCGATGAGACTGCTGAGGAGCAGTTTCCTAATATCATTGAATACTCGAACAGGACAACAAGCACATCTGCAGTTGCCTCACCCGTACGTCAATTCTCCGATTTTTTAGACGAGTGCAAGCTCTTGACTATGGGCAGGGAGAAATGCATAATTGTGGATGAGTTACCCAACTTGTACCACCAGGAAACTCTACAGAACTTTAGAGATGCCATATTGCGCTGGATACAGTTAAACTCCAGCATCCGATTGCCACCTCTCATCATCTGTCTGACAGAGTTCGATATAGATGACTTTCACTACAAGGGTGTGTTTTCAATAGAGGCAACTTTCAAGATCGAGACCGTATTCGATCAGCAGTTGATGAAGTATGAGGGCAGGTCGTGGAGACGAATCAAATTCAACCCGGTTGCGCGTAAATTCCTAACGAAAGCTTTGAAGATTGTTGTTGATGGAGAAAAAACGCTGACGGCAAAGATTCCAAAGAAAGTGATGTCTGAAGAATTAAAAGAGCTCAGTGGAGGAGGCGACATTAGAAATGCGATCATCACTTTGGAGTACTGGTGCCGATTTGTATTTCCTGTAACACATTCACGGTCAAGTGTCAGCACTCTTGGAGGTGTCAGTGGGTTAAACATCTTTCACTCGATTGGAAAGCTTGTGTACGGTACTCAGCACAAAGAAGAGGAGTATCTGGCATATATGAAGTCGTTGAACGTATCCAAGGCGTATGATCCAAAGCAGGAGTTTACAGTGATGCCGACAATTGACGATATCAACTCTATTAGTGTCGAGAACATTTGCAGGGATCTATATTCGACTTCCGAGAAGATCAACCTCAATGTTCTTGAAAATTATCTCGTATTAAACCCAAAGCTTGATTCTAATGTGTCCTCCTTACTTAACGTGTTGTCTGAGGCTGACGTGATGTCTTCATACAATCGTGACCGCAAGTGTCTGTCAATGATGACATACTACGGCTGTTTTGGCACGAGGATAATGTGTTCGAAGATCAAAAGCAGCACTTTGGGGCATGGATCGGTCAGGCGGCTAAAATACTCAAGAGACCCGAaagtaagaagaaaaagaaggaagatCCAGCAGGAAATTACCAATTTCTGCCTGAGAAGATGTCTTAGGCTTGTTGATCAAGGATATTACTCGCATCTTTCAGGGCTAAATGCTATGCTTATAGACGGGTTTTACCAGCAGCAGATCCTAAACTCTGCAAAACTTCAAGGAAAGCTAATTAATGGTGGTTACGGAAGCCATGCTCCAAGACTGGGCGGAGGATTTTCGAATATTGTTCTTGCCGAGACGAATTTTGAGGCGGAAGCAACAGACGAGGATGCCAAAAGCATGATTAATGATAAAGAAGTGTTGGAAAAACTGGAGAATGAATATTTCGGTGGAGGTCTTTTATCTGATCGTCGGGAAGGCATTGCAGAGCAAGAAATGGAGCTGGCTGATACGGCTGagtttgatgatgatccGATTGTTGATTCACAGGAAGAACAGAAAGATGCTGATAACGATTCCGGGGACTGGGATGATTCTTTCAGTGATGACTCATTAGTACTGAAATTGTGA